Below is a window of Hyalangium ruber DNA.
TGGAGATGAAGTGGCCCCACTCGTGCGCCACGATGGAGTTGTCGATGGAGCCATCGCGGTGCGGCGCTCCCTCGCGAAACAGGGTCGCCGTCACCGTCGTGGTGGGCAGCTCCGCCTTGATGCGGTTGGCATCCCCCTGGCTCATCGAGAGCGAGGGGATGGTGATGGTGGCATCGGTGCCGGTCAGCGCGGGCGGCGCGCCTGGCAGGTTGTGGGCGATGATGACGCCCACGGCTCCCGCGACCTGCGCGTTCTTCACCTTGACGTTGGCGTTGCAGTTGCCGCGTTCGATCACCGCGATCTTTCCGACCACATCCGTGGTGATGGCCTGGCAGCCATCATCGATGTTGCCGGTGCTGTCCTGCCCGCGCGCCACCGCGCCCGTGACTTCGAAGCCCTGCGGACCGAAGGAGGCCGTGGCCACGGAGTACTCGCCCGCGATGGCCTCGGGTGAGAGAACGGTGATGACATTTCGGGTGTTGGGCGCGAACAGGTACATCTGCATGCGCGGCCGGGCGCCGTCGGCGGGGACCAGCATGTTGGCGTTGTTCACGCCGCTGTAGTCCTGGGCCTCGGCCTTCAGGCTGTCAGCGGCCAACCCGCCCCGGCCGAAGTTGTCGGCCTGCGCGTTGCCTGCCGCCTCGTTGAAGCCCGCGTCGTAGAACCAGTCGTGCAGGAAGTTGTTCACGTAGAACAACTGCGTCAGCGCCGCCATCCGCTGGTCCTGGGTGACGCCCGGCTGTTGGGTGACGTCGTAGACGCGGTCGAAGCCGCCCGGCGCGGTGACGGTGGCGCGGAAGTCCGAGGCATCCTTTCCATCCGCCCCGGAGATGTCCACGTAGGCATCGACGTTGTTGCCCACCGTCTCGGTGGCGCCCGCCGGCAGCCAGGGATCATTCCGACTGAAGGGCGCGTTCTGAAGGGTGACGAGCTCCGGGGCGATGAAGGGCGCTTGATAGCCATTCGGCCTGCCCACGGGGTGCGGCGTGGCGACGAGCCCCTGCGGGCCATCGTGGGGCAGGAAGGGAGCCGCCGTGTCCGCCCAGACCCGATAGGAGAAGGAGTCCGCGACGGTGAGGTTGTGGCGGAACAGCAGCCGCCCGTCCTCCGCGGAGACCACATAGGCGTAGGCGTCCGCGTCCTGGCTGGAGGGCGCGCCGGTGTGCAGCTCCACGTACCAGGCTGGCACCAGCCGCTCCGGGAGCGAGAAGAAGACGCGCTTGGCGCGCGCCGGGGTCACCATCCGCGCCGTGTACCGGCTGCTCTCGGCCGCCACGAAGTCATAGGAGGTGTACGGCCCCTGCGGATCTCCCACCCGCGCCAGGCTCGTCGCCTCCACCGCCTGCGCGTTCAGATCCTCGTATGCCCGGGCGATGGCCCTCGGCGCATCCAGGGAGAAGCGCAGCTTGCCCGCGCGCGACTCCGGTGCCACGTGCGGGGTGAGATAGCCCGAGAGGGCGAGCAGCTCGTGGCGCTCGGTCATCAGCACCGTGAGTGACTCGCGGAAGATCTCGATGCCCTCCAGCTCCTGGCGGAAGGTGACGCGCACCGAGGCGCTGCCCGGTACGGGCTCCGCCACCGTGGCCGGCACCCAGGCCGCCACCTCGGGGGTGAGCCCGTAGAGCGTGCCCATCCGTTCCAGGTGGACGCGCGCGGCCTGCTCGGGGCCCATGCGCTTCAGCCCGGACAAGGAGCGCGGATCCACCGCGGAGCGACTGCCCCACACGAGGGTGGGCACGCCCAGCCGCGAGTCGGTCCGCAGCACGTGGGCTCCCGGCGGCGCGGCGAGCCGGCGCAGCCCCGCGCGGGGCGGAGACGCGGTGCTCGTGGCGAGCGCATCGAGGGTGGGAAGGTCCCGGGCATCGGCCGCCCCGCCTCCCAATGCCAGCAGGAGGCCAGTCACGGCCAGAACGTGTCGCTTCACGATTGCCCCCGATACAGAGAGAGAACTACCCGCAGAAGTGGGTGATGGCTCGCGAGAGTACCGCTTCGCAGCGCACCAGGTCTTCCGTGGGCACGTACTCGCCCGTCTGGTGGGCCACCCGGATGTCTCCGGGCCCGAAGACCACCGCCTCCGCGCCCAGCGCCGTGAGCTGGGGGGCCTCGGTGCCGAACGACACCGTGACCGGCGCGTTGCCCGAGGCCTCGGCGAGGAAGCGCACTACCTCCGCGTCCGGCCGGGTGCTCACACCCTGGTCCGTGCGCAGCACGCGGATGTGTGCCTCGTACGCCGGCTCGGCGCGCACCAACTCCTGGCGGATGTGCTCCATCAGCTCCACCACGCGCTGGGGCGACTGGCCGGGGATAGGCCGCCACTCCACCGTGAAGCGGCACTGGCCCGGGAGGATGTTCTTCGCCTTGCCGCCCTGGATGAGCCCCACGTTCACCGTGGTGAAGGGAGGCTCGAAGCCCTCATCCCGCTCCTCGCGCAGCACCGTGCGCGCGACTTCTTCCAGCCGGTGGAGAAAGCGCCCCGCGCGGAAGATGGCCGAGGCCCCCGTGTCCGGGTAGGCGCTGTGGCCTTCCTTGCCCAGCACCTCCACCTCCGCCAGGCAGTAGCCCTTGTTGGCGCGCACCGGCTTGAGGGTGGTGGGCTCGCCCACGATGGCGTGCCGCGCCCGGCCCAGCCCTGCCTCCACCAGCCGCTTGGCGCCCACCAGCCCCACTTCCTCGTCCGCCGTGAGCACCACCATCAGCGGGGCCTTCAGGGACTGAGCCCGGGTGGCCGCGTGCAGCGCACAGGCGATGAAGCCCTTGGTGTCACAGGCGCCGCGTCCGTAGAGCCGCCCTTCCTTCTCCGTCAGGCGCAGCGCGTCCTTCCACGCCACGTCATACGGCACGCAGTCCGAGTGCCCCACCAGCGCCAGCGCCGCCCTCCCCTCGCCCCCGCCCTTCACGGCCACGAGGTTCACCTTCTCCACGCCCGCGTCGTCCTTGTAGCGCTGGCGCTCGGCGGCGAAACCGGCGGCCTCCAGGAGGCCCTGCGCGTAGTCGATGAGCGGAGCGTTGGGGCGCGCCGAGGTGGTGTCCAGCGCCACGAGGTCCGTCAGGAGGGCCCGCAGCGCGGGCAGCGTGTCGTTCACGGGTACAGCCTCCGAGCAAGCGCATGAAAGGCACGGCCGGACTCCTCCGCGCGCGGATGCTGGCCCTCCCGCACCACGAGCCGCCCCTCCACCGCCACCTCGCGCACGGCCGCCTTGTCTGCTCCGAGGACGATGCCCGCCAGCAGCGAAGCAGGGCTGGCACCCACCAGCGAGGGGTGGTTCAGGTCCACGGTGAAGAAGTCAGCGGGTGCGCCCGGCTCCAGCTTGCCCACGGGCAGCGCCAGGCTCCGCGCGCCGTTCACCGTGGCCATCTCGAAGAGCCGCGCCGCCAGCCCGTCCACCGTGCCCGTGCCCGGGTCGAGCACCGCGCGCCTCAGCCGGGAGAGCCGCAAGTGCCCCTCGAGCTGTCGCGCCTCGTCCAGCAGGTCCACGGTGGCCTGGCTGTCCGAGCCCAGGCACAGCCGCGCTCCTTCGCGCGCCAGCGCATCCGCGGGGACGATGCCGTCTCCCAGGTTGCGCTCCGTGGAAGGACAGGCGCACACGCCCGCGCCCACCTCTCCGAGCATCCGCGCTTCGTCTTCCGTCACATGCACCGCGTGTACCGCGGTGAAGCGCTCCTCGAGCAGCCCCAGCTCCTCGAGCAGCTCCACGGGCCGCAGGTTGTGCTCGGCCTTGCAGGCTTCAATCTCCTTGGGCTGCTCGGCCACGTGCATGTGCATCGGGAAGTCTCCGCGAACTCCGGAGAGCACCTCGAGCCACTCGCGCGGTACCGCGCGCACGCTGTGCGGGGCCATGCCGATACTCACGCACGCCTCGCCTTGCGTCTGCCGGATCAACGCCTCGACCGTGGAAAGGAAGGTGTCCACGTCTCGGTCGATGAAGCGGCGCTGCCTAGGGTTGTCCGGCGCTTGGAAGCCGGCGCGCGCGTAACCCACGCGCAGGAGGACGATGCGGATGCCCACGTCCCGCGCCGCGCGAATCACCTCGCGCGCCAGGGTGTTGCGATCGGCATAGGGCGTGCCGTCGGGCTGGTGGTGCAAGTAGTGGAACTCGCCCACGGTGGTGATGCCCGCGAGCAGCATCTCCAGGAAGGCCTGCCGCGAGGCGGCGTAGATGTCCTCGGGCGTGAGGGTCTCGGCGGCGCGGTACATGGCCTCGCGCCAGCTCCAGAAGTCGTCCGAACCACTGCCCGCGGCGACATACTCCGTGCGCCCGCGAATGAGCCGCTGGAAGGCATGGGAGTGGCCGTTGACGAGCCCCGGCAGCAGCGCCCGCCCGGGCAGCCGGACGACGTTGGCGCCGGCGGGAACCGGACCTTCCTCCAGGATGCGGCCATCGGCGCCCACATGCAGGGCACGGCCTTCGTGGAGTCGGCCCTGCGAATAGAGGAAATCCGGCTGGTAGACGGTGGTGGCGCTCACCCAGGAGAGCCTACGCCACTCCGCCGAGGCTCGCAGCAGCTAGGTAGGTAGAACCCACTCGGGTCGTGGGGACCTGAATAGCAACGAGACAGGTTTCCGCGCGTGCATTCGCTCATTCGGAGTGTATGCAAGCTATTCCAGGTAGCTCAGCTCCGCCTCCGCGTGCTGCCGGTACAGAGGCACGATCTCGACAGCGAGCACACCCTCGAGAAGCTTCCGCGCTCCAGCGGTGTCACCCGCCTCCTTGCAGCGGTTGGCTTCGGAGATGGCGCGCATCAGGCGCCGCGAGCCCTCGCGGATGCGGCGGCACATTTCCCGAATGAGCATGGCTGCATCAGAGGGACTCACCAACGCCCTATGTGCTTGCTCCTCCGGGATGGCCACCTCTCGCGCGACACGCCGGAGCAGGTCCGTCACGTCTGGAGTGAGATTGAGCACCTCGCCCTGGTCGAGGCGCTTCTCCCACTCCCGGACCTTGTCCCAATCGTGTTGCTCGTTCATCAGAGCACCTTTCCCTTTCGGGTGCAGAGATGGAACGGCCATTGTCGCTGTCCTTCGCAGTACCGAAAGCAGGCGTAGCAGTCTCCTACCCAGCCCTTCTGGTCCTTACAGGCGACATAGGTATCCTTGCAGTGCTGCCTCCACCCATCGTCAGGGTCGTCTACCCCTCTCGCTGCGTCCTGGGCGCCATCCGCTTCCGCTGCTTCATCCACGACAGGTTGGGTAGCTTCGTTGAGGACCCTCACCCCGTTGAGAACTTCGGCCACTTCCACTGCGGTGGCACCGCAGCTCTCCATGGGAGTGAGCGGGAACTTCTTGATGCAGCAGACGATCGAAGGGTCTCTGGGCAGGCAATTGACCACCGCCGACTGGGCCAAGTACGTGGGCAGCTCTACCGTGGGCTGTTGAAGCGTGGGCTCCTTCACCGTGGGCTGCTGCACCACGGAGTGCCCTCCTGCCGCACAGCTCGATGCGAGCACCCCTATGAGAGAAGCCAGGCCGAGAACGAGACCGTGGCGCGAGTTCTTCATGTGAACCACAGTAACCCGGAAGGCATGACGGCCCCAGACCGCTCCTGCGGCCAGTTCCGTCCTCCCACGTGGCGCGAGGCTCCGAGCCGCTGAGAGAGCGGAGCCCCCGGCTTTGGGGAGCCCACCTCTTCAAGGTCGGGCCACCCAAATCCTCTCCGGTCATGCCGAGCCCCAGGTTTATCGAGCCTGGTCCTGAGAGGGGTGAGCCTTCGTGTCGAGCCCGGGCTGTCCCAGCCCCTGCGTCACCACCGGCAAAGAGGCCGTGACGGGGCCCAC
It encodes the following:
- the hutF gene encoding formimidoylglutamate deiminase is translated as MSATTVYQPDFLYSQGRLHEGRALHVGADGRILEEGPVPAGANVVRLPGRALLPGLVNGHSHAFQRLIRGRTEYVAAGSGSDDFWSWREAMYRAAETLTPEDIYAASRQAFLEMLLAGITTVGEFHYLHHQPDGTPYADRNTLAREVIRAARDVGIRIVLLRVGYARAGFQAPDNPRQRRFIDRDVDTFLSTVEALIRQTQGEACVSIGMAPHSVRAVPREWLEVLSGVRGDFPMHMHVAEQPKEIEACKAEHNLRPVELLEELGLLEERFTAVHAVHVTEDEARMLGEVGAGVCACPSTERNLGDGIVPADALAREGARLCLGSDSQATVDLLDEARQLEGHLRLSRLRRAVLDPGTGTVDGLAARLFEMATVNGARSLALPVGKLEPGAPADFFTVDLNHPSLVGASPASLLAGIVLGADKAAVREVAVEGRLVVREGQHPRAEESGRAFHALARRLYP
- the argE gene encoding acetylornithine deacetylase; its protein translation is MNDTLPALRALLTDLVALDTTSARPNAPLIDYAQGLLEAAGFAAERQRYKDDAGVEKVNLVAVKGGGEGRAALALVGHSDCVPYDVAWKDALRLTEKEGRLYGRGACDTKGFIACALHAATRAQSLKAPLMVVLTADEEVGLVGAKRLVEAGLGRARHAIVGEPTTLKPVRANKGYCLAEVEVLGKEGHSAYPDTGASAIFRAGRFLHRLEEVARTVLREERDEGFEPPFTTVNVGLIQGGKAKNILPGQCRFTVEWRPIPGQSPQRVVELMEHIRQELVRAEPAYEAHIRVLRTDQGVSTRPDAEVVRFLAEASGNAPVTVSFGTEAPQLTALGAEAVVFGPGDIRVAHQTGEYVPTEDLVRCEAVLSRAITHFCG
- a CDS encoding DUSAM domain-containing protein codes for the protein MNEQHDWDKVREWEKRLDQGEVLNLTPDVTDLLRRVAREVAIPEEQAHRALVSPSDAAMLIREMCRRIREGSRRLMRAISEANRCKEAGDTAGARKLLEGVLAVEIVPLYRQHAEAELSYLE